In a genomic window of Littorina saxatilis isolate snail1 linkage group LG6, US_GU_Lsax_2.0, whole genome shotgun sequence:
- the LOC138969308 gene encoding uncharacterized protein gives MSNFKKTTMAGGSRKKTGPKCELTEEQKQEIREAFDLFDADGSGTIDAKELKVAMRALGFEPKKEEIKKMIAEIDKEGTGTIDFNDFLTIMTQKMSEKDAKEEILKAFRLFDDDETGKISFRNLKRVAKELGENLTDEELQEMIDEADRDGDGEINQEEFLRIMKKTSLY, from the exons TCCAACTTCAAAAAGACAACCATGGCTGGAGGTAGCCGCAAGAAGACAGGTCCAAAATGTGAGCTGACAGAAGAACAGAAGCAGGAGATCAGAGAAGCCTTTGATCTGTTTGATGCTGACGGCTCTGGGACTATTGATGCTAAAGAATTGAAG GTTGCCATGAGGGCCTTGGGATTTGAACCAAAGAAGGAAGAAATCAAGAAGATGATCGCAGAGATTGACAAAGAAGGAACAG GAACCATTGACTTCAATGACTTCCTGACGATAATGACACAGAAGATGAGCGAGAAAGACGCAAAAGAGGAGATCTTGAAAGCTTTCCGACTGTTTGACGATGATGAGACAGGCAAAATCTCTTTCCGCAACTTGAAGAGAGTTGCCAAGGAGCTTGGGGAGAACCTCACGGATGAAGAACTTCAG gAAATGATAGATGAGGCAGACAGAGACGGGGACGGGGAGATCAACCAGGAAGAGTTTCTGCGCATCATGAAGAAAACCAGCTTGTATTGA